In the genome of Notamacropus eugenii isolate mMacEug1 chromosome 5, mMacEug1.pri_v2, whole genome shotgun sequence, one region contains:
- the LSR gene encoding lipolysis-stimulated lipoprotein receptor isoform X8 — translation MAPAALGPPRGTSASRAPPGLDPRRRSALPLLRLLLLLTPWCSAPVGSIQVTVSKPFQVVILFQPVTLPCSYQVSAVPTPPIVLWKYKSFCRDRIADAFSSTSSDSQLNAQLAASNPGYNPYVECQDSTRTVRVVATKQGNAVTLGEFYQGRRITITGDADLTFDQTAWGDSGVYYCSVVSAQDLQGNNEAYAELIVLVYAAGKAATSGVPSIYAPSVYAPSTYAHLSSAKATAPPPMISMGPIHNGFTGDFDRQSSVGGHSSQVPLLRDTDSSRNSEVRSGYRIQANQQDDSMKVLYYMEKELANFDPSRPGLSNGRVERAMSEVTSLHEDDWRSRPQRGPALTPIQDEDLDYRSQRSPRGWEREQPRERDRERDREWDRERDRERDRERDRERDRERDRERDRERARDGGWAAGRPRAHSVDALDDLARPSSAESGRTSPWERSRGRPYAPARSRSRDDLCSRSGDPYCDDFRSRGRDADRHRDPHGSRFREPEYDGRLLEDVLRRKEAGERRRPPREEEEPYYPPAPPPYTETESQSSRERKLRKNLALSRESLVV, via the exons ATGGCTCCGGCGGCCCTCGGACCTCCGAGGGGGACCAGCGCGTCCCGGGCTCCCCCGGGGCTGGACCCACGACGGCGGAGTGCGCTGCCCCTGCTCCGGCTGCTGCTCCTGCTGACCCCCTGGTGCTCAG CTCCTGTTGGCAGCATCCAGGTCACAGTGTCCAAGCCCTTCCAAGTGGTGATCCTCTTCCAGCCCGTGACCCTTCCCTGCTCCTACCAGGTGTCAGCAGTGCCCACCCCACCTATTGTCCTCTGGAAGTATAAGTCCTTCTGCAGGGATCGCATCGCTGATGCCTTCTCCTCAACCAGCTCTGACAGCCAGCTCAATGCCCAGCTTGCTGCTAGCAACCCAGGCTACAACCCCTATGTGGAGTGTCAGGACAGTACCCGAACCGTGAGGGTGGTGGCCACAAAGCAAGGGAATGCTGTGACTCTAGGTGAATTCTACCAAGGACGACGGATCACCATCACTGGGG ACGCTGACCTGACCTTTGATCAGACTGCCTGGGGAGACAGTGGCGTCTACTACTGCTCTGTGGTTTCTGCTCAGGACCTCCAAGGCAACAACGAGGCTTATGCCGAGCTCATCGTCCTTG TGTATGCTGCTGGTAAAGCTGCCACCTCAGGGGTCCCAAGCATTTATGCACCCAGTGTCTACGCACCCAGCACCTATGCCCACCTCTCTTCAGCCAAGGCAACTGCTCCTCCACCTATGATATCAATGGGCCCCATCCACAATGGCTTCACAGGGGATTTTGATCGACAGAGTTCAG TTGGTGGCCACAGCTCCCAGGTGCCCCTTCTTCGTGACACAGACAGTAGCAGAAATTCAG AAGTGCGAAGTGGCTATCGGATCCAGGCCAACCAGCAGGACGACTCCATGAAGGTGCTGTACTACATGGAGAAGGAGCTTGCTAACTTCGACCCTTCCCGGCCCGGCCTGTCCAACGGCCGTGTGGAGAGGG CCATGAGTGAAGTGACTTCCCTGCACGAAGATGACTGGCGCTCCCGACCCCAACGAGGCCCTGCGCTCACGCCCATCCAAGACGAAGACCTGGACTATCGCTCCCAAAGAAGCCCTCGAGGATGGGAGCGGGAGCAGCCCCGAGAGCGGGACCGGGAGCGGGACCGAGAGTGGGACCGGGAGCGGGACCGAGAGCGGGACCGGGAGCGGGACCGGGAGCGGGACCGAGAGCGGGACCGGGAGCGGGACCGAGAGCGGGCCCGGGATGGAGGCTGGGCAGCCGGGCGGCCCCGAGCCCACTCCGTGGATGCCCTGGATGACTTGGCCCGGCCCAGCTCGGCGGAATCGGGAAGGACATCCCCTTGGGAGAGGAGCCGGGGCCGGCCTTACGCACCAGCCCGAAGCCGCAGCAGGGATGACCTCTGCTCGCGCTCTGGAGACCCCTACTGTGATGACTTCAGGTCCCGGGGCAGAGATGCGGACCGGCATCGGGACCCCCATGGGAGCCGCTTCAGAGAGCCCGAGTACGATGGGCGGCTCCTGGAAGATGTGCTAAGGAGGAAGGAGGCGGGGGAGAGGAGGAGACCCCCCAGGGAAGAAGAAGAGCCCTATTACCCCCCAGCTCCCCCGCCCTACACTGAGACGGAGTCCCAGTCTTCCCGGGAAAGGAAGCTCAGGAAG AACCTAGCCCTGAGCCGGGAAAGCCTGGTGGTCTGA
- the LSR gene encoding lipolysis-stimulated lipoprotein receptor isoform X5: MAPAALGPPRGTSASRAPPGLDPRRRSALPLLRLLLLLTPWCSAPVGSIQVTVSKPFQVVILFQPVTLPCSYQVSAVPTPPIVLWKYKSFCRDRIADAFSSTSSDSQLNAQLAASNPGYNPYVECQDSTRTVRVVATKQGNAVTLGEFYQGRRITITGDADLTFDQTAWGDSGVYYCSVVSAQDLQGNNEAYAELIVLGRTSGVTELLPDFQIGSMEDWLFVVMVVLAAFLVFLLLGICWCQCCPHTCCCYVRCPCCPDKCCCPEALYAAGKAATSGVPSIYAPSVYAPSTYAHLSSAKATAPPPMISMGPIHNGFTGDFDRQSSVGGHSSQVPLLRDTDSSRNSEVRSGYRIQANQQDDSMKVLYYMEKELANFDPSRPGLSNGRVERAMSEVTSLHEDDWRSRPQRGPALTPIQDEDLDYRSQRSPRGWEREQPRERDRERDREWDRERDRERDRERDRERDRERDRERDRERARDGGWAAGRPRAHSVDALDDLARPSSAESGRTSPWERSRGRPYAPARSRSRDDLCSRSGDPYCDDFRSRGRDADRHRDPHGSRFREPEYDGRLLEDVLRRKEAGERRRPPREEEEPYYPPAPPPYTETESQSSRERKLRKNLALSRESLVV; encoded by the exons ATGGCTCCGGCGGCCCTCGGACCTCCGAGGGGGACCAGCGCGTCCCGGGCTCCCCCGGGGCTGGACCCACGACGGCGGAGTGCGCTGCCCCTGCTCCGGCTGCTGCTCCTGCTGACCCCCTGGTGCTCAG CTCCTGTTGGCAGCATCCAGGTCACAGTGTCCAAGCCCTTCCAAGTGGTGATCCTCTTCCAGCCCGTGACCCTTCCCTGCTCCTACCAGGTGTCAGCAGTGCCCACCCCACCTATTGTCCTCTGGAAGTATAAGTCCTTCTGCAGGGATCGCATCGCTGATGCCTTCTCCTCAACCAGCTCTGACAGCCAGCTCAATGCCCAGCTTGCTGCTAGCAACCCAGGCTACAACCCCTATGTGGAGTGTCAGGACAGTACCCGAACCGTGAGGGTGGTGGCCACAAAGCAAGGGAATGCTGTGACTCTAGGTGAATTCTACCAAGGACGACGGATCACCATCACTGGGG ACGCTGACCTGACCTTTGATCAGACTGCCTGGGGAGACAGTGGCGTCTACTACTGCTCTGTGGTTTCTGCTCAGGACCTCCAAGGCAACAACGAGGCTTATGCCGAGCTCATCGTCCTTG GCAGGACCTCAGGGGTGACTGAACTCTTACCAGACTTTCAGATAGGGTCCATGGAAG ATTGGCTCTTTGTGGTCATGGTTGTCCTGGCTGccttcttggttttcctccttttGGGCATCTGCTGGTGCCAGTGCTGCCCCCATACGTGCTGCTGCTACGTTCGCTGTCCTTGCTGCCCGGACAAATGCTGTTGTCCAGAGGCCT TGTATGCTGCTGGTAAAGCTGCCACCTCAGGGGTCCCAAGCATTTATGCACCCAGTGTCTACGCACCCAGCACCTATGCCCACCTCTCTTCAGCCAAGGCAACTGCTCCTCCACCTATGATATCAATGGGCCCCATCCACAATGGCTTCACAGGGGATTTTGATCGACAGAGTTCAG TTGGTGGCCACAGCTCCCAGGTGCCCCTTCTTCGTGACACAGACAGTAGCAGAAATTCAG AAGTGCGAAGTGGCTATCGGATCCAGGCCAACCAGCAGGACGACTCCATGAAGGTGCTGTACTACATGGAGAAGGAGCTTGCTAACTTCGACCCTTCCCGGCCCGGCCTGTCCAACGGCCGTGTGGAGAGGG CCATGAGTGAAGTGACTTCCCTGCACGAAGATGACTGGCGCTCCCGACCCCAACGAGGCCCTGCGCTCACGCCCATCCAAGACGAAGACCTGGACTATCGCTCCCAAAGAAGCCCTCGAGGATGGGAGCGGGAGCAGCCCCGAGAGCGGGACCGGGAGCGGGACCGAGAGTGGGACCGGGAGCGGGACCGAGAGCGGGACCGGGAGCGGGACCGGGAGCGGGACCGAGAGCGGGACCGGGAGCGGGACCGAGAGCGGGCCCGGGATGGAGGCTGGGCAGCCGGGCGGCCCCGAGCCCACTCCGTGGATGCCCTGGATGACTTGGCCCGGCCCAGCTCGGCGGAATCGGGAAGGACATCCCCTTGGGAGAGGAGCCGGGGCCGGCCTTACGCACCAGCCCGAAGCCGCAGCAGGGATGACCTCTGCTCGCGCTCTGGAGACCCCTACTGTGATGACTTCAGGTCCCGGGGCAGAGATGCGGACCGGCATCGGGACCCCCATGGGAGCCGCTTCAGAGAGCCCGAGTACGATGGGCGGCTCCTGGAAGATGTGCTAAGGAGGAAGGAGGCGGGGGAGAGGAGGAGACCCCCCAGGGAAGAAGAAGAGCCCTATTACCCCCCAGCTCCCCCGCCCTACACTGAGACGGAGTCCCAGTCTTCCCGGGAAAGGAAGCTCAGGAAG AACCTAGCCCTGAGCCGGGAAAGCCTGGTGGTCTGA
- the LSR gene encoding lipolysis-stimulated lipoprotein receptor isoform X6, protein MAPAALGPPRGTSASRAPPGLDPRRRSALPLLRLLLLLTPWCSAPVGSIQVTVSKPFQVVILFQPVTLPCSYQVSAVPTPPIVLWKYKSFCRDRIADAFSSTSSDSQLNAQLAASNPGYNPYVECQDSTRTVRVVATKQGNAVTLGEFYQGRRITITGDADLTFDQTAWGDSGVYYCSVVSAQDLQGNNEAYAELIVLDWLFVVMVVLAAFLVFLLLGICWCQCCPHTCCCYVRCPCCPDKCCCPEALYAAGKAATSGVPSIYAPSVYAPSTYAHLSSAKATAPPPMISMGPIHNGFTGDFDRQSSVGGHSSQVPLLRDTDSSRNSEVRSGYRIQANQQDDSMKVLYYMEKELANFDPSRPGLSNGRVERAMSEVTSLHEDDWRSRPQRGPALTPIQDEDLDYRSQRSPRGWEREQPRERDRERDREWDRERDRERDRERDRERDRERDRERDRERARDGGWAAGRPRAHSVDALDDLARPSSAESGRTSPWERSRGRPYAPARSRSRDDLCSRSGDPYCDDFRSRGRDADRHRDPHGSRFREPEYDGRLLEDVLRRKEAGERRRPPREEEEPYYPPAPPPYTETESQSSRERKLRKNLALSRESLVV, encoded by the exons ATGGCTCCGGCGGCCCTCGGACCTCCGAGGGGGACCAGCGCGTCCCGGGCTCCCCCGGGGCTGGACCCACGACGGCGGAGTGCGCTGCCCCTGCTCCGGCTGCTGCTCCTGCTGACCCCCTGGTGCTCAG CTCCTGTTGGCAGCATCCAGGTCACAGTGTCCAAGCCCTTCCAAGTGGTGATCCTCTTCCAGCCCGTGACCCTTCCCTGCTCCTACCAGGTGTCAGCAGTGCCCACCCCACCTATTGTCCTCTGGAAGTATAAGTCCTTCTGCAGGGATCGCATCGCTGATGCCTTCTCCTCAACCAGCTCTGACAGCCAGCTCAATGCCCAGCTTGCTGCTAGCAACCCAGGCTACAACCCCTATGTGGAGTGTCAGGACAGTACCCGAACCGTGAGGGTGGTGGCCACAAAGCAAGGGAATGCTGTGACTCTAGGTGAATTCTACCAAGGACGACGGATCACCATCACTGGGG ACGCTGACCTGACCTTTGATCAGACTGCCTGGGGAGACAGTGGCGTCTACTACTGCTCTGTGGTTTCTGCTCAGGACCTCCAAGGCAACAACGAGGCTTATGCCGAGCTCATCGTCCTTG ATTGGCTCTTTGTGGTCATGGTTGTCCTGGCTGccttcttggttttcctccttttGGGCATCTGCTGGTGCCAGTGCTGCCCCCATACGTGCTGCTGCTACGTTCGCTGTCCTTGCTGCCCGGACAAATGCTGTTGTCCAGAGGCCT TGTATGCTGCTGGTAAAGCTGCCACCTCAGGGGTCCCAAGCATTTATGCACCCAGTGTCTACGCACCCAGCACCTATGCCCACCTCTCTTCAGCCAAGGCAACTGCTCCTCCACCTATGATATCAATGGGCCCCATCCACAATGGCTTCACAGGGGATTTTGATCGACAGAGTTCAG TTGGTGGCCACAGCTCCCAGGTGCCCCTTCTTCGTGACACAGACAGTAGCAGAAATTCAG AAGTGCGAAGTGGCTATCGGATCCAGGCCAACCAGCAGGACGACTCCATGAAGGTGCTGTACTACATGGAGAAGGAGCTTGCTAACTTCGACCCTTCCCGGCCCGGCCTGTCCAACGGCCGTGTGGAGAGGG CCATGAGTGAAGTGACTTCCCTGCACGAAGATGACTGGCGCTCCCGACCCCAACGAGGCCCTGCGCTCACGCCCATCCAAGACGAAGACCTGGACTATCGCTCCCAAAGAAGCCCTCGAGGATGGGAGCGGGAGCAGCCCCGAGAGCGGGACCGGGAGCGGGACCGAGAGTGGGACCGGGAGCGGGACCGAGAGCGGGACCGGGAGCGGGACCGGGAGCGGGACCGAGAGCGGGACCGGGAGCGGGACCGAGAGCGGGCCCGGGATGGAGGCTGGGCAGCCGGGCGGCCCCGAGCCCACTCCGTGGATGCCCTGGATGACTTGGCCCGGCCCAGCTCGGCGGAATCGGGAAGGACATCCCCTTGGGAGAGGAGCCGGGGCCGGCCTTACGCACCAGCCCGAAGCCGCAGCAGGGATGACCTCTGCTCGCGCTCTGGAGACCCCTACTGTGATGACTTCAGGTCCCGGGGCAGAGATGCGGACCGGCATCGGGACCCCCATGGGAGCCGCTTCAGAGAGCCCGAGTACGATGGGCGGCTCCTGGAAGATGTGCTAAGGAGGAAGGAGGCGGGGGAGAGGAGGAGACCCCCCAGGGAAGAAGAAGAGCCCTATTACCCCCCAGCTCCCCCGCCCTACACTGAGACGGAGTCCCAGTCTTCCCGGGAAAGGAAGCTCAGGAAG AACCTAGCCCTGAGCCGGGAAAGCCTGGTGGTCTGA